A segment of the Aridibaculum aurantiacum genome:
GTTTCAAATGGAATGCTGAAAAGCAACAGATGGATAGTGTGAAAGGAGTGAACATCACCATGGGGTTACCAATCATCCGCACATCTGTTGACCATGGAACTGCATTTGAGATTGCCGGTAAAGGTGTAGCAAGTCCGGATGCCATGGTGTTGGCAATAGAATCAGCAGTGCAGTTGAGTAAGTACAAGGTAAAAGAAAAAGAGAGCGTATAAATGATAGTGGTTATAGCAGATGATCTTACAGGCGCTGCAGAATTAGGTGGGCTGGGCTTGAAGTATGGATTAGAAGTAGAAATAGTAACAGAGGTAGATAAAAATACAGATGCAGATCTGCTAATCATTTCTGCTGATACACGTAGTGTAAGTGAAGAGGAAGCAACGGCCAAAATCAAAGAAATAACAACAAGGGTACTTGCCTTACAACCCGAACTTGTTTTTAAAAAGATTGATTCTGTGCTACGCGGACATGTGCTCGCCGAAGCGAAAGCACAGATGGAAGTAATGGGGCTGGATAAAGCATTGATTGTTTCAGCGAATCCTTCCTTGGGCAGAACAATAAAGAATGGCACTTACTATTTCAATGGTGCACCTATCAGCGAAAGCAGCTTTTCAAACGATCCTGAGTTCCCGGTTACCACTTCTAAGGTAACGGAGATGCTAAGGGTGAAGTCAGAAGTGGTGCGGGTGATAAATGCAAATGATCCATTGCCAGCTGTTGAGATCGTTGTTGGTGAGGTAGAAGATAATAGTGACTTGGATAAATGGGCAACACGAGTGGATGGACAAAGAATGCTGGTTGGTGCTGCAGGATTTTTTAATGCCATACTCGCAACAAGGTTCGAAAAAGTAGAAGAAGTAGAAAAGCCTTTAGTGTTAGAAGAACCAATGCTGTTTGTATGTGGCACCACCTTCTATAAAAGCAGGAAGGTGATAAGGGAAGTAAGAGATAAAGGAGGTCCTGTTAGCTATATGCCTGCTGAGATCATCAATAATGATGCAACAGCGGAAGGTTATACCAACTGGAGTAAGAGTATAGCAACCCATTTGTTGGAGAGCCAAAAGGCAATAGTAGCCATAGACGAAGCCTCAACAAAGTTGGCCAGTGCAGGTGAATTAAGAGAGAAAACAGCTGGTGTTGTACAGCAGGTGTTAGAGCAGGTAGCAGTAAAAGAACTGGTAGTTGAAGGAGGTTCTACAGCGGCTTCTATCATCGGGAAGCAGCAGTTTAAAAAGTTGATACCGGTGCAGGAACTTTCGCCCGGTGTGATACGGATGAAAGTAGAAGGACAAGATCTTTTTATGACCATAAAACCAGGTAGCTACGACTGGTCGCCGGGCTTGTGGATGTTTTAAAAAGGATGATTGCAAGAAGGGAAGGAGGAACTTCCAGTCCTAACAATGAATGGATGGAAGATATTGTTTCGTGCCTCCAATGACGACCATAGATACTTACTGTACAAGTGAGTGACCTGTCTGCCGACAGGCAGGCACAACGATGCTTAATAGAATTACAACAGCCCGTTACACAATGGCTATTGTAGCTAAACCTATATAACGATTGAACCTTAACATATGAATCCTACGCTTCACATTATCGACTACATCATCATCATTGCCCTCTTAATTGTAACGCTTGCCTTTGGGTTTCGCTTTGCGAAAAAACAAAAGTCAACGGAGGGGTTTTTCCTTGCAAAGAACAGGGTGCCGGCTTGGGCACTCGGTATGTCGTTGCTGGCAACGCTTATCAGTAGTGTCACCTTCCTTGGATACCCGGGTACCGGCTTTGCCAACAACTGGATCTTATTGGTGCAAGGCCTGATGGTACCGGTAGTATTGTTGGGTACGATCTGGTTCATTGTGCCGCTGTATCGCAAGGTGATCAAGCTGAGTACGTACGAATATTTTGAACAACGCTTCGGCACCTTTGCCCGCTATTATAGCTCACTGGCTTTTGTGTTGCGGCAATTTGCAGGCATGGGTACAGTGTTCTTCCTGCTGGCGCTGGCGCTTAGCAGCATGACGGGTAGCGATACATTTATGACTATTGCAGTAGTGGGTTCTGTCATCATTATTGTGAATCTTTTAGGTGGAATAGAAGCGGTGATATGGCTGGACGTATTCCAGGGTTTCATGTTGTTTGCCAGTGGTATCATTTGCATTGGTGTACTGTTGTTTTCTGTTGATGGTGGTCCCACAGCTGTGTGGGATATAGCAACCGCAGCAGGCAGAACAGGCTTCGGTCCTTATGACATGGATCTTACCAAACTCACATTTGTGGTGATGGCCATAAATGGCGCTTTTTATGCCATCCAGAAATATGGAACCGATCAAACCGTGGTACAGCGTTACCTGACTGCCCGTACTGATAAAGCTGCTATACGTGCATCGTTATTGGGTATTTTACTGACAGTGCCTGTGTGGACCTTATTCATGTTCATCGGTACCGCTTTGTATGTTTTTTATACGCAGCAGCCGTTGCCAGAGGGTGTTCGAGCCGATGCCGTCTTCCCTTACTTCATCATGACGCAACTGCCTACAGGTGTTATTGGTTTCATACTCGCCGCAATGATATCGGCTGCTATCTGCAGCCTCAGTGCTGATCTTAACTCACTGGCAGCTGTAGGCGTAGAAGATTATTATAAGAAAGTGCGCCCAAAGAAAACGGATAAAGAATACCTGTTTGCAAGCAGGCTGATCGTTGTGCTGTCAGGCGTGATCTCTATCCTGATAGGCTTCATTTATGTACGTGCCGGAAGTGAAGGCGTACTGGGTGTCGTGTTCACACTGTATGCAATTTTCTCTGGTGGAATAGTTGGGATCTTCCTGCTTGGTTTATTAAGCGCCAGGGCCAACCGCCAGGGCGTGAACATTGGGATCATTACCTGTATCCTTTTTACAGGCTATGCCTTCCTGACTTCTACTCCTATTGGATTGGGAGATAATCCATCCCTGCTGCTAGACTTTGGTCCTTACAACTTTACCCATCATAAATTAATGTTGGGTGTGTATAGTCACCTCATTGTTGTAGGTGTAGGCTACGCTGCCAGCTTGTTTTTCCCAAAACCGGTGATCGATAAAAACCTGCTGTATAGTGGGTGGAAAGAGGGCAGAAAGGCTGATAAAGTGGCTGCTTCAGCCAAGGTTCTGGAGGCAGTGTAGTAGCAGGATAATCCATCATTTTAGTTCAATAGTACATTCTTAAGGATTTTTTAATCGGGTAACTTTACTAACGGACTTTATATTTTTTCCATTTCAACGATGCTATATGAATGCACACCTACACTCTATTAAGAGAAGGATGAGTCTATTCTTCTTATTTGTTTTACTATCCATTTTGTTGAACGCTCAGTCAAAGGTGGTTACCGGCAGGGTCACGGTTTCAGAAAATAACGAACCCTTAAGCGGAGTAACTGTCAATGTAAAAGGTGCTGAACGTTCTGTAACTACTAATGACCAAGGTGAGTTCACGATTACCGTACCCTCTCCACAGTCAGTCCTTGTATTTACTTATGTAGGATTTGGTACCCAGGAAATAGCAGTCGGTAACAGGACTGCTATCAATGTGACGATGTCCAACATTACCAAGACCATGGATGAAGTAGTAGTTATTGGATATGGTACCGTCAAACGAAGAGATCTTACCGGTGCCGTTGCATCTATCAAGAGCGAGGAGATTGTGTTAACCCCTACACACAATGTTGTAGAGGCAATGCAGGGAAGGGTTTCCGGTGTTGATATTACCAGGTCTTCGGGTAGTGCTGGCGCGGGTGCTAATATCCGTGTACGCGGTAACCGTTCTATCAGTGGTAACAATTCTCCTCTTTACATAATAGATGGTTTCCAGGGTGGAAGTATTTCAGATCTTAACCCGAACGATATCGAGTCCATCGATGTACTGAAAGATGCCTCAGCTACGGCTATCTATGGTGCACAGGGCGCCAACGGCGTTATCATTGTAACCACCAAAAGAGGTGCGTCCGGCAAAACATCTGTTACTTACGATGGTTTCTATGGTATCAATGGATATACTTCTTTTCCTCAGCCAAGGTTAGGAGAGGATTATATTCAAGTGCGAAGAGAGGCTTTCCGTACTGCAGGACAATGGTCAAGTCCCGCTGATGATGCAAGATTATTCCCTAACGCAGACGAGTGGGCTGCAGTGCAGGCCGGGCAATTTATAAACTGGTTTGACCTGCTTAACAGGAATGGACAGCAGCAAAGCCATACCGTTACCCTGAGAAATGGTTCCGACAGAACAAAAACATTTCTATCGCTTAACTACTTCAATGAAGAAGGCATGTTGAGACGAAATGATTTTACCAGGTATAACGTGCGGTTTAACCTTGATCAGAATGTATTTAAATGGGCAAAAGCAGGTATCCTGAGCCAGGTTACTTATTCGAAGCTCAACAGTCGCAGAGATCCTTTATCTGTAGCACTTTCCACTGTTCCGCTGGGTAAACCATACGATGAAAACGGTAATATCAACCTGTACCCGCTAGGGCCGAACAACCAGAATGTTGTAAGCCCGTTAACAGACGAACGTGGAGAGTTTATTGCCTTGGATAAAACTTTAAGAACAAATGTGATGGCCAATGCTTATGTTGAGATCACACCGTTAAAAGGTTTGAGTTTTAGATCGAATTTTGGTTCTACACTCGCTTTCGGTAGGCGCGGAGTCTTCAACGAAGCAACTTCGCTGGCTCAAAGAAATGCAAGGATCAATTCAGCATCTCTTATCAATGATCAAAGCACATTTTTTAATTGGGACAACATCCTTACCTACAACAAGTCAATCAATGATCATTCATTCACTTTAACCGGTGTACAAAGCTATTTGCAGAGTGATGCTGAACAGCTTTCTGCATCAGGCGATGGTCAACTACTTCCTTCACAAGGTTTTTATAACCTTGCTGCTACACAGCAAAACAGGTTTATTTCTTCCAGCTATACCGGGTGGAACAACTTATCCTTTGCTGGTAGGATAAACTATAACTATAAGAGCAAATACCTTTTCACAGCTACCTATAGGGCTGATGGAGCTTCCAGGCTTGGCATAAATAAGTGGGATTATTTTCCTTCTTTGGCCTTGGGTTGGAATATTTCAGAAGAAGGATTTTTACAGAGCGTAACGTGGTTGAATTCACTTAAGATGAGAGGTAGCTGGGGTAAGGCCGGAAACTATGGTATAAATGTGTATGGCACCCAGAGTGTGATTACCCCGGCACAAAATATAGGTTTTGGTGATGTTCAGGGAAATATGTTCCAGTTTGATCCGCTGGTTGGTAATCCAAACCTGAAATGGGAGACATCAACCACCACCAACGTGGGTTTAGACTTTGGCATCCTAAAAAACAGGATAACAGGTACATTTGAATGGTACAATACCATTACCTCTGATATCCTCTTGTTACGAACACTTCCACGGTCTACAGGTGTTTCCAGGGTTTACCAGAATATTGGTGAAACACAAAACAACGGTATTGAATTACAGCTGACCTCCAGGAATGTTGTTGGTAGAAACTTTACCTGGAATACATCTGCCACTTTTACCAGGAACAGGGAGAAGATCACCAAGCTGATTGATAACTCCGAGATCATAATTGGAGCAACACCAGAAACACAGTCATTACTTCTCGGCCGTCCAATCCAATCTTTCTACTCGTATAGAAAATTGGGAATCTGGCAAACAGATAAAGCAGATGTAGCAGCGAGATACAGGTTTGGTAATTCACCATTTCGCCCGGGAGATTTACACATTGAAGATATAAACGGCGATTCTATCATCAACACAGCTGATAGAACATACCTGGGTTCTTCTGTACCTGATTTTATTCTAGGTCTGCAAAACAACTTTACCTACAAAGGGTTTGACCTTGGGTTCTTCTTATTCTGGCGCTATGGTCAAATGATCAATGCAGAGTTTCTTGGACGTTACAACCCGGCGGGTGATGGAAGTGGTCCTGCTAACATGAATTACTGGACTCCTGAAAATCCTACCAACGATTTCCCGCGTCCACGTATGGGGCAGCGTCACATTGATATCTATGGCTACCAGGCTATACCTTTTGTTGATGGTTCTTTCTTCAAAATAAAGAATGTAACTCTGGGTTATACTTTCACAAAATCTGTAGCAGGAAAAGTACGAGCTGAAAATATCAGGGTATATGTTACAGGTAATAACCTATTCACTCGTGCAAGAAGTCATCTCGTTAGAGACTACGACCCTGAAAGAGGCGGAGCAGAATCATCACCTCTAAGCAGGCAGTTTGTATTTGGATTGAATGTTGGCTTTTAATGCTTGTAGAAACCTATTGTTAATAGTAACAAAGAAATTATATGAATTTGAAGAATATAACCATTTCAAGCTTAGTATTAGCGGGCTTAATGGTAAATACATCATGTAGAAAGCTAGTAGAGAATAACCCTTCTGGCGCCACTGCAGAAGCTGTTTGGAGTACGCCTGAAGGCATGCTTACACTGGTAAATGCGGCCTATTCAGATCAGCGAAATTTTTATGGTAAAGAGGATGCTATTCTTATGACTGAGGGTGGAACAGACTTATGGTTCAACCAGAATAAATCGAGCTATGCCAACCAGCTTACCAGGTACGAAGGATTTACCGCATCATCAAGTGGCACTAACCGTAATGCATTCACCACTTTTTATAAAGGCCTTAACCTTGCCAATGCAGGTATAGGCAGAATAAAAAATGTTGCTTATCCATCTATGGATGAGCGCAACAGGAGGGAGGGCGAGCTTAGGTTTATGCGCGCATTTTACCTGTGGCATATTGTAGAATTCTATGGTGGTGTAAACCTGAGAACTACAGAAGCACAGGGTGCTGAACTCACAGCAACAAGAAGCTCTGTACAAGAGTTTTATAATGTGATCATTGATGACCTGCAATTCGCTAAGCAACATTTGCCTAATTCATGGGGTGCAGAATATAGCAGGGCAACGAAAAAATCTGCTGCAGGCTTCCTGGCAAGAGCACTGCTTACAAGAGCTTATCATAGTACAGGCGCAGAAGCTACCCAATATTTCACCCGTGCACGCGATGCTGCAAAGGATGTTATTGACAGGGCTGCTGAATTCCAGATTGCGTTATGGCCAAACTACAGGGACTTGTGGCTGCCAGCCAACAATAAAAGGATGAGTGCAAGTGGTGGAGAGGCATTATATACTATTAGCAATTCCGCCAATAATACTGCTATCAATTTTGATGGAAATGCCAACAGGATGCACATGTGGTATCTTACCCAATACAACAATCGCATTGGTGCACTGGTGCAGAGCTTTGAGTATGGCAATGATGGACAGCGTCGTCTACAGCCAACGCTGGCACTACTGGATATGTACAACGAGAATATTGACAGCAGGTATGAAGGTTCTTTCCAGGAGGTTTGGCTTGTTAATCGTGTAGCTGGAAATCCTCCGGTACCAAGCAATTATACCTTAACTGCGCAAGATGTAAATACGTATAAAAAGCACCCAAGTTTAGTAGGAACCGTTTTAAGACACGGTATAGATACTGCTTTGTATATCACAAAAAGAAGCATTGCTAATGAGTCGCTGAGGCCTTATCCAATATTTGATAGGGATACCATGTACACACCTTCTGGTGCTATTGCTGGTGTAAATGCTTATCCTTCTCTTATCAAGTTTGCTTATCCTAACCGTACTGCACTTAATGCTCAGCCAGGCTTCAACGACATCTTCTTGATGCGCTTTGCTGAGATGTACCTGATTGCCGCTGAGGCAGAGTTCAGGTTGGGAAATAGTGCAGCTGCTGCTACTTACGTTAACGTAATAAGAACAAGGGCTGCTAAAAAAGCACCGGTTAATCAAACTACAGCTATGCAGGTAGCTGCTGCCGATATTAATATTGATTTTATACTTAATGAAAGAGCAAGAGAATTTGCCGGTGAGCAAATCAGGTGGTTTGACCTGAAGCGTTCTTTAACTCCGCAGCAATGGGTTAACCGCATTAAGACTTTGAACCCTGATATCACTGCTGTACAACCTTTCCACATATTGCGTCCAGTACCGCAGGAGGAACTTGATGCACTACTGAATGGTGCCGAGTTTGGACAAAATCCTGGATACTAATTTTCTCATTTGAATTTGTTATAAGGGCTGTATCTACAGCCCTTTTTTTGTTTTTTACGTGAAGCATTGCTTCTCGTATTTTGCGTGAGTTATAGAAAAATCATCCATTATTTCAGTTGATTAATGCATTCTTCCCCGTAAGGCATTCACATAGCTTTACTGCTACATTATTGATCCGCAACCACTAGCGTGCTAGCCAAGTGCTGTTGTGCGATCATAAAAACGATTGTTTGTTCCCAATATGAAGAAGCTCCTCTTTTCATTGTTTGTTTTTGCTTTCTCCTATACTATTGGGAACTCGCAGACATCCGATGATGCATTCAAGCAACCTTTACAGGAAGTACTACAACAGATACAACAACGTTATGGCATTGCGATTCGTTATGACGAAAAGCTGGTGAAAGATAAATGGGTCAATTACGCCGGCTGGAAATTCAAACCCAATGTTGAGAAAACACTAGCCAATGTGCTGGCTTCAGCAGATATCACTTTTGCTAAAGAAGGAGATAAGAAGTACAAACTTCAAAATTACCAGTACCATTTAAAAACGGTTGAAGAAGGCAAAGAGCAACTGCAATATTTATCTACACTTTATAGCAATCGAGAGAGCTGGGAACAGCGCAAGGCTGAATTGAAATCTTGTATGCTATCTGCACTTAGACTAAATCATCTTCCTGCAGCTCCTGCATCAAAACCAATCATAACAGCGGTGCGAAAGTTTGATGGTTATACTGTCGAAAACATAGCCATCGAAACACTCCCCGGGTTATATGTTAGCGGCTCTCTTTACCGTCCTGCAAGGGTAAAAGGTAAGGTGCCGCTTGTATTGAATCCTGATGGTCATTTCTCTAAAGGACGTTACCGCGCAGACTGCCAGTATCGCTGTGCTACTCTGGCACGTATGGGGGCTATGGCTTTTAGCTACGACCTTTTTGGATGGGATGGAGAGTCCTTGTTACAAGTTCAATCAACTGATCATAGAAGAGCTTTGGTGCAAAGTATCCAGGCATTGAGTGCAATCCGCATTCTAGACTACCTGACTACTTTAAAAAATGTTGATACCAATCGTATTGCTATCACCGGTGCATCGGGTGGTGGAAGCCAGACCATGTTGATGGCTTCCATTGACGATCGGATCGATCTGAGCGTTCCTGTGGCTATGTTGTCCTCTTACCACAGTGGTGGTTGCCCTTGCGAGAGTGGTATGGGTGTACACATGTGCGGTGGCGGAACCAACAATGTTGAAATAGCTGCTATGGCTGCTCCCAATCCTCAATTGGTTATCAGCGATGGTAAAGACTGGACGAAACATGTTCCAGAAAATGAGTTTCCGTTTTTGCAGCGTACCTATAGTTTCTATAACAATGGCAGCAGCATGTTACAGAATGCACACATTGCTACCGATGGTCACGACTATGGCAAGAATAAACGAGAAGCCATGTATGCATTTGTTGCAGATCATTTTAAACTGAACAAACAAGCTGCTGACGAAAGCAAAGTGACTATAGAAAAGGAACAGGCATTATACGTTTTTGGCGACAAAGGCGAAAAGCTTCCGCCTACTGCCATCAAAGGTTTTGATGAAGTAACCAGGGTATTTGAAGCTGCCGTTAGTGCTAAGTAGTAGGATGGAACCAGCAGTCGAAACTCTATTAAGCATCGTTGCGCCTGCCTGTCGGCAGACAGGTCGCACACTTGTACCGTAAAACATTTATCAAAAGCTACCACACAATATGAACAACAAGCAAAAGATACTACTCCTTATATGCCTTCTTGCTATTTGCTTTGTTCCAACTATCACTGTTGTAGCACAATCAAAAAAAGAGCGGTATAAAGTTGCGGTAGTAGACCTGATGATATTGAAACGTCAGAAGCTGGGCGCTTTCCAATTGGCAAAAGAAATTGGAGCCGATGGAGTAGAAGTGGATATGGGTGGACTAGGTAATCGTCCAACATTCGATAACAAGCTGCTGACCGATACAGTTCGCCAACAATTTTTAGACAAAGCAAAAGAACTAGGCCTTGAGATACCATCACTGGCAATGACTGGCTACTATGCACAATCGTTCTGCCAGCGTGAACATTTCATACAGTCGGTTGAGGATTGTATAAAGACAATGAAGTTGATGAATGTAAAAGTTGCCTTCCTGCCGCTTGGCGTTCAATGTGACTTAGCAAAAAATCCAGAAGTAAGAGATAGTGTTGTTAGTCGCTTGAAGTTGGCCGGTAAAATGGCAAGAAAAGCAGGCGTTGTGATCGGCATCGAGACAGCATTGGATGCTGCAGGTGAGTTGCAGCTTCTAAAAGACATCGGATCGAAAGCTGTCAAGAGTTACTTCAATTTCTCCAATGCAATCAAGAACAACCGCGACCTGCACCAGGAGTTGAATATCTTAGGCAGAAAGAATATTGTTCAGATTCATTGTACTAATAGCGATGGTGTATGGCTTCAAAACGATACAGCCATTGATATGAAGAAAGTAAAACAAACACTGGATGAAATGAAGTGGAAAGGCTGGCTGGTGATTGAAAGATCAAGAGATCAGAAAGCGCCAACAAATGTCAAGTACAATTTCACAGCTAATACTGCGTATGTGAAATCAATATTTCAATCAGCACAATAACGAATAGTAACTGGATGAATTCAATTAAGCAACTTGTAGTTCTACTTATTTTTTGCTGCACCTTTCATGGTGCTTTTGCTGTTGATATATGGGTGTCGGTGAAAGGTTCAGATCATAATGATGGAACAAAAGAAAAGCCCCTGGCAACAGTTGCTATAGCGTTGCGCAAGGCAAGAGAGTTAAGGAGACTGAATGATCCATCCGTCACAACCGGTATTCGCATAGTGGTGGGTGAAGGCGTTTACAAACTAGAAGAGCCAATCATTGTACGTCCTGAAGATAGTGGCACACCAACAAGCCCCACAATCATTGAAGCGGCTGCTGGTGCAACACCTGTATTAAGTGGTGGCGTACTGATCAACGGGTGGCGTAAAGCACCAGGATGGATTGCTGGTTTGCCGAAAGCAGCACAAGGCAAAGTTTGGGTAGCCGATGCACCTATGGTTGGCGGGCGTTTGCTAGAGTTCAGGCAACTATGGGTGAATGATGCAAAAGCTGTAAGAGCAAAGCAGACACCAGGCAGCAGTATGAACCGCATTCTTTCATGGAACCATAAAGATCAAACTTGTTGGATACCTAAACCATCAGCAGATGTAAGCAATGCTGAAGGGCTGGAGATGCTCATCCATCAATGGTGGGCAATTGCCAACCTTCGTGTGAAGGAGATACAGGTACAGGGTGATAGTGCTAAACTTACTTTTCATCAACCTGAAAGTCGCATTCAATCAGAGCATCCCTGGCCTGCGCCATGGATTTCTAAGAAGACAGGTAACTCAGCTTTTTACTTAATCAACGCAATACAGTTTTTAGATGAACCTGGCGAGTGGTTCCTGGATATGAAGAACAGGAAGCTGTACTATTATCCCAAAGCAGGTGAAAATATGCTGACTGCATCTGTTGTCGCGCCTGCATTGGAAACATTGGTGCGGATAGAAGGGACCATAGATCATCCGGTTTCTTATGTGTTTTTCAAAGGTCTTTCTTTCCAGCATGCTACATGGCTTAGGCCGTCAAAGGAAGGGCATGT
Coding sequences within it:
- a CDS encoding four-carbon acid sugar kinase family protein, yielding MIVVIADDLTGAAELGGLGLKYGLEVEIVTEVDKNTDADLLIISADTRSVSEEEATAKIKEITTRVLALQPELVFKKIDSVLRGHVLAEAKAQMEVMGLDKALIVSANPSLGRTIKNGTYYFNGAPISESSFSNDPEFPVTTSKVTEMLRVKSEVVRVINANDPLPAVEIVVGEVEDNSDLDKWATRVDGQRMLVGAAGFFNAILATRFEKVEEVEKPLVLEEPMLFVCGTTFYKSRKVIREVRDKGGPVSYMPAEIINNDATAEGYTNWSKSIATHLLESQKAIVAIDEASTKLASAGELREKTAGVVQQVLEQVAVKELVVEGGSTAASIIGKQQFKKLIPVQELSPGVIRMKVEGQDLFMTIKPGSYDWSPGLWMF
- a CDS encoding sugar phosphate isomerase/epimerase family protein, which gives rise to MNNKQKILLLICLLAICFVPTITVVAQSKKERYKVAVVDLMILKRQKLGAFQLAKEIGADGVEVDMGGLGNRPTFDNKLLTDTVRQQFLDKAKELGLEIPSLAMTGYYAQSFCQREHFIQSVEDCIKTMKLMNVKVAFLPLGVQCDLAKNPEVRDSVVSRLKLAGKMARKAGVVIGIETALDAAGELQLLKDIGSKAVKSYFNFSNAIKNNRDLHQELNILGRKNIVQIHCTNSDGVWLQNDTAIDMKKVKQTLDEMKWKGWLVIERSRDQKAPTNVKYNFTANTAYVKSIFQSAQ
- a CDS encoding RagB/SusD family nutrient uptake outer membrane protein — protein: MNLKNITISSLVLAGLMVNTSCRKLVENNPSGATAEAVWSTPEGMLTLVNAAYSDQRNFYGKEDAILMTEGGTDLWFNQNKSSYANQLTRYEGFTASSSGTNRNAFTTFYKGLNLANAGIGRIKNVAYPSMDERNRREGELRFMRAFYLWHIVEFYGGVNLRTTEAQGAELTATRSSVQEFYNVIIDDLQFAKQHLPNSWGAEYSRATKKSAAGFLARALLTRAYHSTGAEATQYFTRARDAAKDVIDRAAEFQIALWPNYRDLWLPANNKRMSASGGEALYTISNSANNTAINFDGNANRMHMWYLTQYNNRIGALVQSFEYGNDGQRRLQPTLALLDMYNENIDSRYEGSFQEVWLVNRVAGNPPVPSNYTLTAQDVNTYKKHPSLVGTVLRHGIDTALYITKRSIANESLRPYPIFDRDTMYTPSGAIAGVNAYPSLIKFAYPNRTALNAQPGFNDIFLMRFAEMYLIAAEAEFRLGNSAAAATYVNVIRTRAAKKAPVNQTTAMQVAAADINIDFILNERAREFAGEQIRWFDLKRSLTPQQWVNRIKTLNPDITAVQPFHILRPVPQEELDALLNGAEFGQNPGY
- a CDS encoding SusC/RagA family TonB-linked outer membrane protein, which produces MNAHLHSIKRRMSLFFLFVLLSILLNAQSKVVTGRVTVSENNEPLSGVTVNVKGAERSVTTNDQGEFTITVPSPQSVLVFTYVGFGTQEIAVGNRTAINVTMSNITKTMDEVVVIGYGTVKRRDLTGAVASIKSEEIVLTPTHNVVEAMQGRVSGVDITRSSGSAGAGANIRVRGNRSISGNNSPLYIIDGFQGGSISDLNPNDIESIDVLKDASATAIYGAQGANGVIIVTTKRGASGKTSVTYDGFYGINGYTSFPQPRLGEDYIQVRREAFRTAGQWSSPADDARLFPNADEWAAVQAGQFINWFDLLNRNGQQQSHTVTLRNGSDRTKTFLSLNYFNEEGMLRRNDFTRYNVRFNLDQNVFKWAKAGILSQVTYSKLNSRRDPLSVALSTVPLGKPYDENGNINLYPLGPNNQNVVSPLTDERGEFIALDKTLRTNVMANAYVEITPLKGLSFRSNFGSTLAFGRRGVFNEATSLAQRNARINSASLINDQSTFFNWDNILTYNKSINDHSFTLTGVQSYLQSDAEQLSASGDGQLLPSQGFYNLAATQQNRFISSSYTGWNNLSFAGRINYNYKSKYLFTATYRADGASRLGINKWDYFPSLALGWNISEEGFLQSVTWLNSLKMRGSWGKAGNYGINVYGTQSVITPAQNIGFGDVQGNMFQFDPLVGNPNLKWETSTTTNVGLDFGILKNRITGTFEWYNTITSDILLLRTLPRSTGVSRVYQNIGETQNNGIELQLTSRNVVGRNFTWNTSATFTRNREKITKLIDNSEIIIGATPETQSLLLGRPIQSFYSYRKLGIWQTDKADVAARYRFGNSPFRPGDLHIEDINGDSIINTADRTYLGSSVPDFILGLQNNFTYKGFDLGFFLFWRYGQMINAEFLGRYNPAGDGSGPANMNYWTPENPTNDFPRPRMGQRHIDIYGYQAIPFVDGSFFKIKNVTLGYTFTKSVAGKVRAENIRVYVTGNNLFTRARSHLVRDYDPERGGAESSPLSRQFVFGLNVGF
- a CDS encoding sodium:solute symporter, with the translated sequence MNPTLHIIDYIIIIALLIVTLAFGFRFAKKQKSTEGFFLAKNRVPAWALGMSLLATLISSVTFLGYPGTGFANNWILLVQGLMVPVVLLGTIWFIVPLYRKVIKLSTYEYFEQRFGTFARYYSSLAFVLRQFAGMGTVFFLLALALSSMTGSDTFMTIAVVGSVIIIVNLLGGIEAVIWLDVFQGFMLFASGIICIGVLLFSVDGGPTAVWDIATAAGRTGFGPYDMDLTKLTFVVMAINGAFYAIQKYGTDQTVVQRYLTARTDKAAIRASLLGILLTVPVWTLFMFIGTALYVFYTQQPLPEGVRADAVFPYFIMTQLPTGVIGFILAAMISAAICSLSADLNSLAAVGVEDYYKKVRPKKTDKEYLFASRLIVVLSGVISILIGFIYVRAGSEGVLGVVFTLYAIFSGGIVGIFLLGLLSARANRQGVNIGIITCILFTGYAFLTSTPIGLGDNPSLLLDFGPYNFTHHKLMLGVYSHLIVVGVGYAASLFFPKPVIDKNLLYSGWKEGRKADKVAASAKVLEAV
- a CDS encoding DUF4974 domain-containing protein gives rise to the protein MKKLLFSLFVFAFSYTIGNSQTSDDAFKQPLQEVLQQIQQRYGIAIRYDEKLVKDKWVNYAGWKFKPNVEKTLANVLASADITFAKEGDKKYKLQNYQYHLKTVEEGKEQLQYLSTLYSNRESWEQRKAELKSCMLSALRLNHLPAAPASKPIITAVRKFDGYTVENIAIETLPGLYVSGSLYRPARVKGKVPLVLNPDGHFSKGRYRADCQYRCATLARMGAMAFSYDLFGWDGESLLQVQSTDHRRALVQSIQALSAIRILDYLTTLKNVDTNRIAITGASGGGSQTMLMASIDDRIDLSVPVAMLSSYHSGGCPCESGMGVHMCGGGTNNVEIAAMAAPNPQLVISDGKDWTKHVPENEFPFLQRTYSFYNNGSSMLQNAHIATDGHDYGKNKREAMYAFVADHFKLNKQAADESKVTIEKEQALYVFGDKGEKLPPTAIKGFDEVTRVFEAAVSAK